A genomic region of Mycolicibacterium poriferae contains the following coding sequences:
- a CDS encoding DUF1214 domain-containing protein produces the protein MAFGDAADDEALRAAWHHFCDRLKAAGDLAFKDTSPANALQRADAFRYLTQNLGQAYDLALETRNTRYPMIHPFCGPSRKLGGDNADFVYLQAWIDGASTYRIAGNRGTARFINFTVQGPRPDKDVYYGADHPNLHEPFGDTPEANITGDDLVIEPDGSFVLYVGGARREPNWLPTKPGSRKLFMRQGFDSWEERSAQFSIERVDMDTPRPPPTPQDIIESMQWAGDFLTGVMTDWPDRELQIGSLFGEPEPNVFPGARFSGTAEQRDARRGRLIVTMPWRLAADEALIVEFADHGEFWMLTNMGAFWNSMDYLYRPVSYTPSRSAVDADGRVRLVLAHDDPGVHNWIDTQQFAEGYLTMRVIGSRQLPDVRTAVVPRAHVDSALPSGTRRVTPDERAAQLHARFDAIRRRYRI, from the coding sequence ATGGCCTTCGGGGACGCCGCAGACGACGAGGCGCTGCGTGCGGCGTGGCACCACTTCTGCGACCGGCTCAAAGCGGCGGGAGACCTTGCCTTCAAGGACACCTCGCCGGCCAACGCCCTGCAGCGCGCTGACGCGTTCCGCTACCTCACCCAGAACCTCGGTCAGGCCTACGATCTCGCGCTGGAGACCCGGAACACCCGCTACCCGATGATCCACCCGTTCTGCGGGCCCAGCCGAAAACTCGGCGGCGACAACGCCGATTTCGTCTACCTGCAGGCCTGGATCGACGGTGCGTCGACCTACCGGATCGCCGGCAACCGCGGCACGGCGCGCTTCATCAACTTCACCGTGCAGGGGCCGCGTCCCGACAAGGACGTGTACTACGGCGCTGATCACCCGAACCTGCACGAGCCGTTCGGCGACACACCCGAGGCGAACATCACCGGCGACGATCTGGTGATCGAACCCGACGGCAGCTTCGTGCTCTACGTGGGAGGTGCCCGGCGAGAACCGAATTGGCTGCCCACCAAGCCGGGCTCCCGCAAGCTGTTCATGCGCCAGGGCTTCGACTCCTGGGAGGAACGCTCGGCACAGTTCAGCATCGAACGCGTCGACATGGATACGCCACGGCCACCGCCGACGCCTCAGGACATCATCGAGTCGATGCAGTGGGCCGGTGACTTCCTGACCGGCGTGATGACCGACTGGCCCGACCGTGAGCTGCAGATCGGTTCGCTGTTCGGCGAACCCGAGCCCAACGTGTTTCCCGGCGCGCGGTTTTCGGGCACCGCAGAACAACGTGACGCCCGGCGTGGCCGGCTCATCGTCACGATGCCGTGGCGTCTGGCGGCCGACGAGGCGCTGATCGTCGAGTTCGCCGACCACGGCGAATTCTGGATGCTGACCAACATGGGGGCATTCTGGAACAGCATGGACTATCTGTACCGGCCGGTGAGCTACACCCCGAGCCGATCGGCGGTCGACGCTGACGGTCGGGTACGACTTGTGTTGGCCCACGATGATCCGGGCGTGCACAACTGGATCGACACCCAACAGTTCGCCGAGGGCTACCTGACCATGCGCGTGATCGGAAGCCGGCAACTGCCCGACGTGCGGACCGCGGTCGTCCCCCGCGCGCACGTGGACAGCGCCCTGCCATCCGGCACCCGCCGCGTCACGCCCGACGAGCGGGCCGCGCAGTTACACGCCCGCTTCGACGCCATCCGCCGCCGATACCGGATCTGA
- a CDS encoding sulfotransferase family protein yields MTILDADVLVTTAQHKTGLSDFGDDTVPARVALVVDRLNGARLDDAGVQAATDTITGLLISRLRFIADRARLPVAAERIIAPLFATGEPRSGTTLLHALLAEDEDSRALRFWEVMYPSPPPGPADADDPRRARADADWRDILERIPPWIVSHPYNDLLGDGLPECERTWAFDFRAMNPSAWWRVPVTIQNFAQDHHAQYTLHRMMLQHIQYTRPPKRWVIKGFHGRRLRALFDTYPDARIVWVHRDPVQVLASQIVAFGQINESLAGTLDWRRYAQATIENSRANFHAYLTDPWVDDPRIHHVRYRDFVADPVATIDGFYGFAGVPFTNAAEKSMCDYLATNRSDRYGKFRYSTDVLPVPVHDLHEEFAGYRERFGIDIEARL; encoded by the coding sequence ATGACCATCCTCGACGCCGACGTCCTCGTCACCACCGCACAGCACAAGACCGGACTCAGTGACTTCGGTGATGACACCGTGCCCGCCCGCGTGGCGCTGGTCGTCGACCGACTCAACGGCGCCCGCCTCGACGACGCCGGCGTGCAGGCGGCCACGGACACGATCACCGGACTGCTGATCAGCCGGCTGCGCTTCATCGCCGACCGTGCCCGGCTCCCTGTTGCCGCGGAACGGATCATCGCGCCGCTGTTCGCCACCGGTGAGCCGCGTTCGGGGACGACGCTGCTGCATGCCCTGCTCGCCGAGGACGAGGATTCCCGCGCGCTGCGGTTCTGGGAGGTCATGTACCCCTCGCCGCCACCCGGTCCGGCCGACGCCGACGACCCGCGCCGGGCCCGGGCCGACGCGGACTGGCGTGACATTCTCGAGCGAATTCCGCCGTGGATTGTCAGCCACCCCTACAACGATCTGCTCGGCGACGGGCTGCCCGAGTGTGAACGCACCTGGGCCTTCGACTTTCGCGCGATGAACCCCAGCGCCTGGTGGCGCGTCCCGGTCACGATTCAGAACTTCGCCCAGGACCATCACGCGCAATACACCCTGCACCGCATGATGCTGCAGCACATCCAATACACCCGCCCGCCGAAGCGCTGGGTAATCAAAGGCTTTCACGGCCGCCGTCTGCGAGCCCTGTTCGACACCTACCCGGATGCCCGCATCGTATGGGTACACCGCGATCCGGTGCAGGTGCTCGCCTCGCAGATCGTGGCGTTCGGCCAGATCAACGAAAGCCTGGCCGGGACACTGGATTGGCGCCGGTACGCGCAGGCCACGATCGAGAACTCGCGGGCGAACTTCCATGCCTACCTCACCGACCCGTGGGTGGACGACCCGCGCATCCACCACGTCCGCTACCGCGACTTCGTCGCCGACCCGGTCGCGACGATCGACGGCTTCTACGGCTTCGCCGGTGTGCCGTTCACGAACGCGGCCGAGAAGTCGATGTGCGACTACCTCGCGACCAACCGCAGCGATCGGTATGGGAAGTTCCGCTACTCCACCGACGTCCTGCCGGTACCGGTGCACGACCTGCACGAGGAGTTCGCCGGCTACCGGGAGCGGTTCGGTATCGACATCGAAGCGAGGCTCTGA
- a CDS encoding LLM class flavin-dependent oxidoreductase, with product MPLELAAFFRTTLPLDLRTLDALDDGRYHSIWMPDHLVSFWPDSIWTPEFTDLAHASPSPHRYLDVLPLAGAVAARTARTRLATSVVDTVRRHPVMLAQSALTLSHLSDGRFILGLGAGERENLAPYGFDDRAAVSRFAEAVRLIRSLWSTAGPVDFEGEFFTLEHARLDAEPHHTGTPPIWIGANGPRMLRLVGELGDGWWPTGSAEPDIYAAQLVRIREAAEQAGRDPDAITPAKMVVCLIGEPDELDVIMQRPLVKSLVLQLTADALRAAGFDHPMGERWRGIQDIDPRALTRDRLLRLLDEVDPAAILSVVPHGTPKRAAEQIAAFGEAGARVVSVLDYSAMAGQDYAAASPSKVREVEDALLTLTGSTR from the coding sequence ATGCCCCTGGAGCTGGCCGCGTTCTTCCGGACCACTCTGCCGCTGGATCTCCGCACTCTGGACGCGCTCGACGACGGCCGCTACCACTCGATCTGGATGCCTGATCACCTGGTGAGCTTCTGGCCGGACTCGATCTGGACGCCAGAGTTCACCGACCTCGCGCACGCGTCGCCGTCGCCGCACCGCTATCTGGACGTCCTTCCCCTCGCCGGCGCGGTCGCCGCGCGCACCGCACGGACCCGGTTGGCCACCAGCGTCGTGGACACGGTCCGCCGCCACCCGGTGATGCTGGCCCAGTCGGCGCTGACGCTGAGCCATCTTTCGGACGGCCGGTTCATCCTGGGGCTGGGTGCCGGCGAGCGGGAGAACCTGGCCCCCTACGGCTTCGACGACCGAGCCGCCGTGAGCCGGTTCGCCGAGGCGGTCCGGCTGATCAGGTCGCTGTGGAGTACTGCGGGCCCGGTCGACTTCGAGGGCGAATTCTTCACACTGGAGCACGCCCGGCTGGACGCCGAGCCGCACCACACCGGGACGCCACCGATCTGGATCGGGGCCAACGGCCCGCGCATGCTGCGGCTCGTCGGAGAACTGGGCGACGGCTGGTGGCCCACTGGCAGCGCCGAACCGGACATCTATGCCGCCCAGCTGGTGCGCATTCGGGAGGCCGCCGAGCAGGCAGGCCGCGACCCCGATGCGATCACCCCCGCGAAGATGGTGGTCTGCCTCATCGGTGAGCCCGACGAACTGGACGTGATCATGCAGCGTCCACTGGTGAAGTCGCTGGTGCTGCAGCTGACGGCGGACGCGCTGCGAGCCGCCGGATTTGACCATCCGATGGGGGAGCGCTGGCGCGGCATCCAGGACATCGACCCGCGTGCGCTGACCCGCGACAGACTGCTGCGACTCCTCGACGAGGTCGACCCCGCCGCGATCCTGTCGGTGGTCCCTCATGGCACACCGAAGCGGGCCGCCGAACAGATCGCGGCGTTCGGCGAGGCGGGCGCACGGGTCGTCTCGGTGCTCGATTACAGCGCGATGGCCGGTCAGGACTACGCCGCCGCATCACCGAGCAAGGTTCGCGAGGTCGAGGACGCACTGCTGACACTCACAGGAAGCACCCGATGA